Proteins encoded in a region of the Gopherus evgoodei ecotype Sinaloan lineage unplaced genomic scaffold, rGopEvg1_v1.p scaffold_81_arrow_ctg1, whole genome shotgun sequence genome:
- the LOC115643985 gene encoding zinc finger protein 3-like — protein MVSENEEEKPQQEDAEKVEPHRMLSGRSKGNVSGSCALPEKAKACETLHRPEENFSSHSDLIPRERINLEDTQYTCHECGKSFNRSSNLIRHQKIHTGDLPYMPMGPKLAASLYKKHFHAGQTTVANEGMYQIPSSDCRVHEC, from the coding sequence atggtgagtgagaatgaggaggagaaacccCAACAGGAAGATGCTGAGAAAGTAGAACCACATAGGATGttatcaggaagatccaaagggaatgtttcTGGGAGTTGTGCACTCCCAGAAAAAGCCAAAGCCTGTGAGACTCTGCACAGGCCAGAGGAGAACTTCAGTAGCCACTCAGACCTTATTCCCCGTGAGAGAATCAACTTGGAAGACACACAGTAcacatgccatgagtgtgggaaaagcttcaatcggagctcaaaccttattagacatcagaaaatccacactgGAGACCTGCCCTACATGCCTATGGGTCCCAAGCTGGCTGCGTCACTATACAAGAAGCacttccatgctgggcaaacaacgGTAGCCAATGAGGGAATGTATCAGATTCCAAGTTCAGACTGCAGGGTACATGAATGCTGA
- the LOC115643989 gene encoding zinc finger protein 3-like → HLITHQRIHTGERPYTCTECGKSFIHCSVFIRHHRIHTGEKPYTCSECGKNFTRCSALITHQRIHTGEMPYTCSECGKSFNQSSALMRHRRIHTGETPYTCSECGKRFSRRSRLARHQKIHMRENCNKSLD, encoded by the coding sequence caccttatcacacatcagagaatccacacaggagagaggccttATACgtgcactgagtgtgggaaaagcttcattcaCTGCTCTGTCTTTATCAGACATcacagaatccacacaggagagaagccctacacatgctctgagtgtgggaaaaacttcactcgGTGCTCTGcccttatcacacatcagagaatccacacaggagagatgccctacacatgctcagagtgcgggaaaagctttaaTCAGAGCTCTGCCCTTATGAgacatcggagaatccacacaggagagacgccctacacgtgctctgagtgcgggaaaaggtTCAGTCGGCGCTCAAGGCTCGctagacatcagaaaatccacatgaGAGAGAATTGTAATAAATCCCTTGACTAG